Proteins co-encoded in one Ictalurus furcatus strain D&B chromosome 9, Billie_1.0, whole genome shotgun sequence genomic window:
- the LOC128612343 gene encoding TOG array regulator of axonemal microtubules protein 1-like isoform X5 yields MRLIKSQHIHGLLQITSNSKLGLRQTLTSSSSSSMMIYGLIPPELHEQLLDHKNYQNRTNGIEELKTILSELDLKTVSFDRIVEFIYFLRRLLDDTNFKVLYGTLRVLNLLVQKLDYDVDRYYKQIAHVALKTLRDTRAVPRNEYMNVFRQLMRIVGPQKVLDLVTGHLKHKNSRVREDVLNIVIAAVLAHPRKDFNIPHLCFLVAPYLADSKKRVRHAALELFAVFDYCLDMGKKQPIMKAIDRVELTGNAQGLMAAVQARRARHVLPRLCADGMVEYALVIPKPGQRRTPQFGSGADLEWILNGGRSNSVRSHRTNVNSEGLNAYSSFGSLTDEIPLQRRIVSAGKGKNKLPWERSSLPSAGNQEPCSTSNGKLSDKSNLEDLTTSMKLNQESCVTQSGVPRTGRLLGSRNSNVEQAFSLSSNPTPPGSFLLPSYPLATLPGVQLTPTLCSPTTPTISGTKSSPGNATSKTCIPRLLSQKKKAPPSTMEPSPQGVQPQEKLLSDASVSVVGQRVSYSKGAAAEEKRRETSSPPHVRPAGRQPLRALRTAKGELVYVAESQLHNTKTTPVSDMSEGVVGRGVFGSMVRSSRPKVAACPEQDESINKASWEPPAGTYGHAVSGSHVDCDDSPEPDEATERVKLYKIARDKMRQQAQPTPRMRIRHVTSEVTSDEAASLQDEIIPVTLKKDSNEQVELRPFSRPELALTQSFRLLNSDDWEKKIEGLMFLRCLARYHSDVLNSRLHEVCLALIQEVCNLRSGVSRIAVVTLGELYSGLQKGMDQELEATAKVLLHKTRDTNAFIRQLADAALGNMVQNCTPTRSMHALLAGGLGHLNAAVRKCTAQHLTTLVKKIGTGRLLSGAKDLTDRILPAVSKLAQDSSPETRYFGRQMLLFLSSHRDFVKMVEKYIPPKDVATIRDTVVTLKTKVSVRNIRSSKCTGPGEMPQDTRSARGRLSMSGDGMVHASSLTREPQISSNKDNSKAQFRSIADKTEYVKQLKALLASKDFQERIKGIDQLVADCEENPYMVMGNIFPVCYCFCISPRCLMFLKNGCRSQTEK; encoded by the exons ATGCGCTTGATAAAATCTCAACACATACACGGGCTCTTACAAATAACCTCAAATAGTAAGCTTGGGCTTCGACAGACTTTgacgtcgtcatcatcatcgtcaatGATGATTTATGGACTAATACCTCCGGAGTTACACGAACAACTCCTTGATCACAAGAACTACCAAAATCGAACGAATGGGATAGAAGAGCTGAAAACCATCCTGTCCGAGCTGGACTTGAAAACCGTTTCATTTGACAGAATTGTAGAGTTCATCTACTTTTTACGCAGGCTCCTGGACGACACCAACTTTAAAGTCTTGTACGGCACTTTACGGGTCCTGAACCTCCTTGTTCAAAAGCTGGACTACGATGTGGACAGATATTACAAACAGATCGCGCATGTGGCCCTCAAAACCCTGAGGGACACGCGTGCCGTTCCTCGGAACGAATACATGAACGTTTTTCGGCAGCTCATGAGGATCGTAGGGCCGCAGAAAGTTCTGGACCTTGTAACGGGACACTTGAAGCACAAAAACTCGAGAGTAAGAGAGGATGTTCTGAACATCGTTATAGCTGCTGTGCTGGCGCACCCCAGGAAAGACTTCAACATCCCGCATCTGTGCTTTCTGGTCGCTCCTTATCTTGCAGACAGCAAGAAGAGGGTGCGACACGCAGCCCTGGAGCTCTTTGCTGTTTTCGATTACTGTCTTGACATGGGCAAGAAACAACCTATCATGAAGGCTATAGACAGGGTGGAGCTCACCGGTAACGCTCAGGGCCTTATGGCTGCCGTACAGGCACGAAGGGCCAGGCACGTCCTTCCTCGGCTATGTGCGGATGGTATGGTGGAATACGCGCTGGTTATCCCCAAACCTGGCCAACGGCGCACGCCCCAGTTCGGCTCCGGAGCCGATCTGGAGTGGATCCTTAACGGAGGCAGATCGAATAGCGTGAGGAGTCACAGGACGAACGTGAACTCGGAAGGGCTGAATGCCTACAGCAGTTTTGGTTCCCTGACTGATGAGATACCATTACAGAGGAGGATAGTGAGTGCCGGCAAGGGCAAAAACAAGCTACCCTGGGAGAGGTCGAGCCTCCCGTCTGCAGGAAATCAGGAGCCTTGCAGCACGTCGAATGGAAAGTTGTCTGACAAG tcAAATCTTGAAGATCTCACTACCTCCATGAAGCTGAATCAGGAATCTTGTGTCACACAGTCTG GTGTTCCCAGGACAGGTCGTCTGCTAGGGTCCAGAAACTCTAATGTGGAGCAGGCTTTTTCTCTTTCGTCTAATCCCACTCCTCCTGGCTCCTTTCTGTTGCCCTCCTACCCTCTTGCCACGCTGCCAGGGGTCCAGTTAACTCCCACGCTGTGTTCTCCTACCACTCCCACCATCAGTGGCACCAAGAGCAG CCCTGGGAACGCCACATCAAAAACATGTATCCCCAGACTGCTGTCGCAGAAAAAGAAAGCTCCTCCTTCCACCATGGAACCAAGTCCTCAAG GTGTCCAACCGCAGGAAAAGCTTCTTTCTGATGccagtgtcagtgttgttgGTCAGAGAGTGTCTTACTCTAAGGGAGCAGCAGCGGAAGAAAAGCGAAGAGAAACGTCTTCGCCTCCCCACGTTAGACCTGCAGGTCGCCAACCGCTCCGAGCTTTAAGGACTGCCAAAGGTGAATTAGTGTATGTTGCAG aaTCTCAGCTACACAACACGAAGACCACCCCTGTTAGTGACATGTCTGAGGGAGTAGTTGGGAGAG GAGTTTTTGGCTCCATGGTCCGTTCAAGCCGACCCAAAGTGGCAGCATGTCCTGAGCAGGATGAGTCCATAAACAAAGCCTCATGGGAGCCACCAGCTGGAACATATGGCCATGCTGTCTCTGGAAGTCATGTTGATTGTGACGACAGCCCAGAACCTGATGAGGCAACG GAGAGGGTGAAGCTGTACAAGATTGCAAGGGATAAGATGCGCCAACAAGCCCAGCCTACACCGCGAATGAGAATTAGACATGTAACATCTGAAGTGACCTCAGATGAAGCAGCATCTCTGCAAG ATGAAATCATACCCGTTACCCTAAAGAAGGATTCTAATGAGCAGGTGGAGTTGCGGCCATTCTCCAGACCGGAGCTTGCCCTCACTCAGAGCTTCAGACTGCTTAACTCGGATGACTG ggagaaaaaaatcGAGGGGCTCATGTTCCTGCGCTGTTTGGCACGGTATCACTCTGACGTGCTTAATAGTAGGCTTCATGAAGTCTGCCTTGCTCTCATTCAAGAG GTTTGTAACCTGCGCTCCGGAGTGTCCCGCATCGCCGTGGTGACTTTAGGAGAGCTATACTCTGGCCTGCAGAAGGGAATGGACCAGGAGCTGGAAGCAACAGCCAAAGTTCTGTTACACAAAACAAGAGATACCAATGCGTTCATTAGGCAGCTCGCAGATGCCGCGCTGGGCAACATGGTGCAGAACTGCACACCTACACGCAGCATGCATGCCCTGCTTGCTGGAGGACTCGG TCACTTGAACGCAGCCGTAAGGAAGTGCACCGCTCAGCACTTGACTACTCTGGTCAAGAAGATCGGTACCGGGCGTTTATTGTCTGGAGCGAAAGATCTCACGGACCGAATCTTACCCGCTGTCTCTAAGCTGGCGCAAGACTCTTCACCTGAAACCAG ATATTTTGGCCGGCAAATGCTGCTGTTCTTGTCTTCTCACCGAGACTTTGTTAAAATGGTGGAAAAGTACATTCCTCCCAAAGACGTGGCAACCATCAGGGACACCGTCGTCACTCTGAAGACCAAGGTGTCTGTTCGGAACATCCGTTCATCTAAGTGCACG GGACCGGGTGAGATGCCTCAGGACACTCGTTCAGCTCGAGGCAGGCTCTCCATGTCTGGCGACGGAATGGTGCATGCCTCATCTCTCACTCGAGAGCCTCAGATTTCCAGCAA CAAAGACAACAGCAAAGCTCAGTTCCGCAGCATCGCGGACAAGACTGAGTATGTCAAGCAGCTCAAAGCCCTGCTGGCTTCAAAAGACTTCCAGGAACGCATCAAGGGCATCGATCAGTTGGTGGCTGACTGTGAGGAAAACCCATATATGGTCATGGGCAACATCTTCCCG GTGTGTTACTGTTTCTGTATTTCGCCCaggtgtttgatgtttttaaagAACGGCTGCAGGAGTCAAACAGAAAAGTGA
- the LOC128612343 gene encoding TOG array regulator of axonemal microtubules protein 1-like isoform X7 yields MRLIKSQHIHGLLQITSNSKLGLRQTLTSSSSSSMMIYGLIPPELHEQLLDHKNYQNRTNGIEELKTILSELDLKTVSFDRIVEFIYFLRRLLDDTNFKVLYGTLRVLNLLVQKLDYDVDRYYKQIAHVALKTLRDTRAVPRNEYMNVFRQLMRIVGPQKVLDLVTGHLKHKNSRVREDVLNIVIAAVLAHPRKDFNIPHLCFLVAPYLADSKKRVRHAALELFAVFDYCLDMGKKQPIMKAIDRVELTGNAQGLMAAVQARRARHVLPRLCADGMVEYALVIPKPGQRRTPQFGSGADLEWILNGGRSNSVRSHRTNVNSEGLNAYSSFGSLTDEIPLQRRIVSAGKGKNKLPWERSSLPSAGNQEPCSTSNGKLSDKSNLEDLTTSMKLNQESCVTQSGVPRTGRLLGSRNSNVEQAFSLSSNPTPPGSFLLPSYPLATLPGVQLTPTLCSPTTPTISGTKSSPGNATSKTCIPRLLSQKKKAPPSTMEPSPQGVQPQEKLLSDASVSVVGQRVSYSKGAAAEEKRRETSSPPHVRPAGRQPLRALRTAKGELVYVAESQLHNTKTTPVSDMSEGVVGRGVFGSMVRSSRPKVAACPEQDESINKASWEPPAGTYGHAVSGSHVDCDDSPEPDEATERVKLYKIARDKMRQQAQPTPRMRIRHVTSEVTSDEAASLQDEIIPVTLKKDSNEQVELRPFSRPELALTQSFRLLNSDDWEKKIEGLMFLRCLARYHSDVLNSRLHEVCLALIQEVCNLRSGVSRIAVVTLGELYSGLQKGMDQELEATAKVLLHKTRDTNAFIRQLADAALGNMVQNCTPTRSMHALLAGGLGHLNAAVRKCTAQHLTTLVKKIGTGRLLSGAKDLTDRILPAVSKLAQDSSPETRYFGRQMLLFLSSHRDFVKMVEKYIPPKDVATIRDTVVTLKTKVSVRNIRSSKCTGPGEMPQDTRSARGRLSMSGDGMVHASSLTREPQISTKTTAKLSSAASRTRLSMSSSSKPCWLQKTSRNASRASISWWLTVRKTHIWSWATSSRCVTVSVFRPGV; encoded by the exons ATGCGCTTGATAAAATCTCAACACATACACGGGCTCTTACAAATAACCTCAAATAGTAAGCTTGGGCTTCGACAGACTTTgacgtcgtcatcatcatcgtcaatGATGATTTATGGACTAATACCTCCGGAGTTACACGAACAACTCCTTGATCACAAGAACTACCAAAATCGAACGAATGGGATAGAAGAGCTGAAAACCATCCTGTCCGAGCTGGACTTGAAAACCGTTTCATTTGACAGAATTGTAGAGTTCATCTACTTTTTACGCAGGCTCCTGGACGACACCAACTTTAAAGTCTTGTACGGCACTTTACGGGTCCTGAACCTCCTTGTTCAAAAGCTGGACTACGATGTGGACAGATATTACAAACAGATCGCGCATGTGGCCCTCAAAACCCTGAGGGACACGCGTGCCGTTCCTCGGAACGAATACATGAACGTTTTTCGGCAGCTCATGAGGATCGTAGGGCCGCAGAAAGTTCTGGACCTTGTAACGGGACACTTGAAGCACAAAAACTCGAGAGTAAGAGAGGATGTTCTGAACATCGTTATAGCTGCTGTGCTGGCGCACCCCAGGAAAGACTTCAACATCCCGCATCTGTGCTTTCTGGTCGCTCCTTATCTTGCAGACAGCAAGAAGAGGGTGCGACACGCAGCCCTGGAGCTCTTTGCTGTTTTCGATTACTGTCTTGACATGGGCAAGAAACAACCTATCATGAAGGCTATAGACAGGGTGGAGCTCACCGGTAACGCTCAGGGCCTTATGGCTGCCGTACAGGCACGAAGGGCCAGGCACGTCCTTCCTCGGCTATGTGCGGATGGTATGGTGGAATACGCGCTGGTTATCCCCAAACCTGGCCAACGGCGCACGCCCCAGTTCGGCTCCGGAGCCGATCTGGAGTGGATCCTTAACGGAGGCAGATCGAATAGCGTGAGGAGTCACAGGACGAACGTGAACTCGGAAGGGCTGAATGCCTACAGCAGTTTTGGTTCCCTGACTGATGAGATACCATTACAGAGGAGGATAGTGAGTGCCGGCAAGGGCAAAAACAAGCTACCCTGGGAGAGGTCGAGCCTCCCGTCTGCAGGAAATCAGGAGCCTTGCAGCACGTCGAATGGAAAGTTGTCTGACAAG tcAAATCTTGAAGATCTCACTACCTCCATGAAGCTGAATCAGGAATCTTGTGTCACACAGTCTG GTGTTCCCAGGACAGGTCGTCTGCTAGGGTCCAGAAACTCTAATGTGGAGCAGGCTTTTTCTCTTTCGTCTAATCCCACTCCTCCTGGCTCCTTTCTGTTGCCCTCCTACCCTCTTGCCACGCTGCCAGGGGTCCAGTTAACTCCCACGCTGTGTTCTCCTACCACTCCCACCATCAGTGGCACCAAGAGCAG CCCTGGGAACGCCACATCAAAAACATGTATCCCCAGACTGCTGTCGCAGAAAAAGAAAGCTCCTCCTTCCACCATGGAACCAAGTCCTCAAG GTGTCCAACCGCAGGAAAAGCTTCTTTCTGATGccagtgtcagtgttgttgGTCAGAGAGTGTCTTACTCTAAGGGAGCAGCAGCGGAAGAAAAGCGAAGAGAAACGTCTTCGCCTCCCCACGTTAGACCTGCAGGTCGCCAACCGCTCCGAGCTTTAAGGACTGCCAAAGGTGAATTAGTGTATGTTGCAG aaTCTCAGCTACACAACACGAAGACCACCCCTGTTAGTGACATGTCTGAGGGAGTAGTTGGGAGAG GAGTTTTTGGCTCCATGGTCCGTTCAAGCCGACCCAAAGTGGCAGCATGTCCTGAGCAGGATGAGTCCATAAACAAAGCCTCATGGGAGCCACCAGCTGGAACATATGGCCATGCTGTCTCTGGAAGTCATGTTGATTGTGACGACAGCCCAGAACCTGATGAGGCAACG GAGAGGGTGAAGCTGTACAAGATTGCAAGGGATAAGATGCGCCAACAAGCCCAGCCTACACCGCGAATGAGAATTAGACATGTAACATCTGAAGTGACCTCAGATGAAGCAGCATCTCTGCAAG ATGAAATCATACCCGTTACCCTAAAGAAGGATTCTAATGAGCAGGTGGAGTTGCGGCCATTCTCCAGACCGGAGCTTGCCCTCACTCAGAGCTTCAGACTGCTTAACTCGGATGACTG ggagaaaaaaatcGAGGGGCTCATGTTCCTGCGCTGTTTGGCACGGTATCACTCTGACGTGCTTAATAGTAGGCTTCATGAAGTCTGCCTTGCTCTCATTCAAGAG GTTTGTAACCTGCGCTCCGGAGTGTCCCGCATCGCCGTGGTGACTTTAGGAGAGCTATACTCTGGCCTGCAGAAGGGAATGGACCAGGAGCTGGAAGCAACAGCCAAAGTTCTGTTACACAAAACAAGAGATACCAATGCGTTCATTAGGCAGCTCGCAGATGCCGCGCTGGGCAACATGGTGCAGAACTGCACACCTACACGCAGCATGCATGCCCTGCTTGCTGGAGGACTCGG TCACTTGAACGCAGCCGTAAGGAAGTGCACCGCTCAGCACTTGACTACTCTGGTCAAGAAGATCGGTACCGGGCGTTTATTGTCTGGAGCGAAAGATCTCACGGACCGAATCTTACCCGCTGTCTCTAAGCTGGCGCAAGACTCTTCACCTGAAACCAG ATATTTTGGCCGGCAAATGCTGCTGTTCTTGTCTTCTCACCGAGACTTTGTTAAAATGGTGGAAAAGTACATTCCTCCCAAAGACGTGGCAACCATCAGGGACACCGTCGTCACTCTGAAGACCAAGGTGTCTGTTCGGAACATCCGTTCATCTAAGTGCACG GGACCGGGTGAGATGCCTCAGGACACTCGTTCAGCTCGAGGCAGGCTCTCCATGTCTGGCGACGGAATGGTGCATGCCTCATCTCTCACTCGAGAGCCTCAGATTTCCA CAAAGACAACAGCAAAGCTCAGTTCCGCAGCATCGCGGACAAGACTGAGTATGTCAAGCAGCTCAAAGCCCTGCTGGCTTCAAAAGACTTCCAGGAACGCATCAAGGGCATCGATCAGTTGGTGGCTGACTGTGAGGAAAACCCATATATGGTCATGGGCAACATCTTCCCG GTGTGTTACTGTTTCTGTATTTCGCCCaggtgtttga